The following is a genomic window from Schistocerca gregaria isolate iqSchGreg1 unplaced genomic scaffold, iqSchGreg1.2 ptg001104l, whole genome shotgun sequence.
TAAGCTCTCCGAGGCCTCGAGGGGCGCGACGGGCCACGGGGCGACGCCTAGCGGAGGTCGCGGACGAGCCGCGCGTAGGCGTTGCTGTAGGAGAGCGACAGGTCCGGGTCGAGGCGCGCCTTCAGCCACTGGAGGTGGTGGAAGGTGAAGGCGCGAGATACCGGGTTGTGCGGCCAGGAGTCGTCGGCAAGGCAGTGCTCCAGCAGGAATGCCTGCACCGCCGTCCTCGCATCTGAGATGAGCGAGAGGAGGCTGGGCGGCGGCTGGGCGACGGACAGCTGATTGGACGCGATGAGGGATATGGACACAGGCGGTGCGCGTCGATCGCACTGAACGATTTGGCTGCAGATGTACGACAGCGATCGCACGACCTCGAGGCGTTTGGACGAAGACAAAATGGTACTCCATTGACTCGTGACGAAGCAGAGGACCTGACAAGTCCTGGTGAGGTCGCGGTGCGGGTCCAGCTGCGCGTCGACCGCCCGTCGGACATACGACGCCGGCGAGGTCACCAGATGCAGGTAGTCGTATCGCCGAGGTCTGACGGCGCTCTGCAGCGGCGCGTCGAGGAGGGCGGAATAGCACTGAAGCGCGTCCGAAAATGCggcttttttttttcgaaatatttTGTACCAAGAACAAATCAGCGAGAACAGCGCGTCCTGCCTGGCCGGTCCCAGCACGAGGTGCGCGGACGATTGGCAGTCCGGAGACTCCACGCACGCCTGGTAGACCGCCTTATCAAGCGCGTAGGGACACACTTGGACGGCCTGCTTCAGAATGGACTTGGACCTCCTGGACGAGGAGAGCCAGCTGAGGTCGCACATGTAGAAGAACGTCCAACACAGGAGCTTGAGCTTGTCCACGAACGCACTGACGGAGTAAAACTTGTGCTCCTGTCCGGACAGGAGCCAAGCATACGCTTCCCCGTCGAGGTGGAACGGGAGCCTGTCAGCCGCTATGACACTCCGACATATGCGGTCTATGACCTGCAACGAGTGCTCCAAATAAAAATTCCTAACGCAGAGCAAGCCGAGGAGCTGCTTGGGCAGCCTCGCCACCAAAAGGTCCGGACTCGCCTCCGTGTCGGCCAAAAAAACAATTTTGATTTGCTGAGAATAAAAATGCGTAATTCGAATAAAACTGTGCAAAACCGCGTCGGAAAAGTTCAAGTCCTCTAACAACAAGACCAATGTGGGCTGGCGAACCGACTCCTCCTTCTCCGAATACGCGCTGAAGGCGTCGATCACGTCCTGGTAACTCGCGTTCGACGACCCTCTAGACGCCGGATTCACCTGTCTCCCCAACTCCGTCATCAGGTAGTTCAAAGTTGGACACGAGTCCGACCGCAAATGCACCACGAAGTAATGGCTCCTCCTTTTCAACCTCTCTCCTAGCAATCGAAACCACTCTCGCGCGTCCGACTTCGATGCGCCCAGAGATATCCACGCGCACGACATTTCGCGACTCAGCCAATCATAGCTCGACGAAGCCCTATCGACATACATCGTCACACAAGACAAAGATTGTTCGTACACTTCCTCGGTTAAATTCTTGATCGCTACCTGGCACTCATCCCACACCTCTCCCATCCTTCTCATTCTTTCCCTCATCAGCCACTCGCTCTCGTCGCTATACAGGCGCTCGAACTCTGCCTCGATGATCGTCGACTCGTCCTCTTCCTTCTTCGTTCCGCTCCTGCCTCGACCCTGCACCGTGAACACTCCACGGCCCGACGAGTGCGTCGTGGCCCCGTCTAAGTCGCGGTCTTTCTTGCGTCCGAGGCCACATGCGTCAATATTCACTTCTCCGTGCAACCTCCAACACCCCCGCCCTCGCTGCCGTACCCGTCATGTTGGCGCTCCTCGTCGCCTGTCCTGGCTGGGCCGCGCAATCCTGCTCCTCGTCACTCGAAAAAGACAGCAAGTCgtaggccttctgcgccccgcccGTAGCGGTGACTGAGTGCATCTCGGCCTAACCCCTCCGcttcacacacgcgagacagatgcggCCAATGCGCTCTGATCCACACCAACACTAATCGAAAATGACATTCCCGCGCCTTTCTTCTCGACACACATACAACTTTTTGATACACACGCGGGCCCCACCCCAAACTCCCCCTCTCCAACCCCCCCTCTCCACCTGCGCCCACCACTTCGCACCTGCTCGCACAAATGCcgctacacacgcgagacagatcccccCCCACTCAGCCCCCTCCCTCTGCTCgagcaaccaaaaaaaaaaatatttttttcctattttttttcgCCCAATCTGCACAACCCTCCTCGGCCAGCTCCCCAGCACTTCCCCTGTGGGCCATGTTCCAAACCTCCGCTTTCAAAAACCTAAAACCCAGGCATGCGACCTCCTCACCCCGTCCGGCTGCAACTCCCAACGTACGCACCGCGATCCTTCAACACGAAAACTCCTTAAATCCCtgaatttattcttttttttcacaGATCTCGCGCCCTCTATTTGTCCTCCCCAAACTGCCCTACAAAATCGATTGCGGCCTGTCTCCTCTGTGGAGCCCCAAGGAGATAAATATCCACTATAACAAACTGCACTTGGGATACGTCATCAAAGCCAACCACTATGTCGAACGTACGTCTCTCCCCTCCATTCCCCTAAACGAAGGAACAACTGACCTCTCAATTCACCAGCCTCCAGGTTTGAACTCCTGCCGCTCGACGACGTCGTCCGTCGCAGCTCGAAAAAAATAGTAGACGCTCAAATCAACGCGTTCTGCTCCCATCTGTGGAACCACAACTTCATGTGGAACACCCTAACGCCCTCCTATAGACCACCTTCCGAAACCATGATGGAGAACTTTCGTGTACACTTCAACGGCTTCGAGTCTTTCAAAAAACGCGTACGGCACCTCAGcacttccccccccccttttctcctctgaactctctctcacccccccagAAGTTCACCAAGTATGCTCTCGCCCTCCATGGATGCGGCAACACCTGGCTCGTCGACATGGACGGACAATGGGAAATCATAAACACCTACAACTCCCAGTGCGCTCTGTCAATTCCAAAGGCAGTTCCCTTGCTCATCCTCGACCTGTGGGAACATGCCTACTACGGCGACTACGAAGACAGACGACCGGAGTACATAGAGAACTGGTGGAAAGTAGTCAATTGGAACTACGTCGAAGAAAAATGGAAAAGCATCGATCGCACTGTGGAACACGTTTATGATTAAAATTTTTTCTCTGCGACAAAAAAAAACCGATACGATGGCTTGTATCGCGCGTTCAGTGTACATAAATTCGCGAATTTTTTTTCAATTCCCACATTGATGAATGACGTCGTGTTTTTCTGCGTAGTCCTGAGCCAGCTCGCGAAGCCTGCTCAAATAGTGATCGAGGTTCACGTGCAGACACCGATACCTGCACTGTTCGGCAGAGGCCGTATAGGCATGCAATACTCGGCTTCAAAAAAAACATCAGGAACTTCTTTCAGCTGTGCGCACCCACCACCTCTTCTGCGTACCGATTGTTGACAACGAGGACTTCTCCAGGTTGCATCGAGTGGCAGACAACGTATTCCGGATCACTAATCATCTAACATAAacggtcagaaaaaaaaaaataaaacaaaaaccgcGCGCAACGAACCATTGAGAAGTTTTTTTTCGCTTCGTAGTAAACTTCAACAAATTCTGGGTATATGTTGAGAACTCCCTCGTACGGGGGCGACCAACATATTCCCCTCACTTCAGAATTGTATACGCCAATAATAGGATGTCTGCTCTCTTTTAGTCGGCTCTATCCTTCGCGAAATCACCAAAAAAATTCAGCAACGTACGCATACAAAAGGCGGTGACGTTCGCCCATGGACTCGAACGGCTGTCTGAGAAGGCTGAGCAGCTCGAAATGTGCGGGGGCATTTTTCCTCAAGTTTTGCGCCAGTCGAAACCCATCCAGGAATTTGGCCTCTCCGCCGTCGCTCAGACATTGTACGATTTGAATTCCCGGAGGAGATTCGTAATAACACATGTCCTGATGAGGAGACGAGAGTTCCGAGTCTTGGACGTCTGGAGTTGTCAGCGTGACGTCTTGCACGCCTTCATAAGTCATGAAGTTTTCAGACGCCAGCTTCGAGGCCAAATCGCGCACGACGTTTTCGCCGGTTCCTGATTGTCTGACGACGGCGACTCCGAGAAGGTTGACATCGCTGAGAAGACGATAGAGAGCTTGAAATTAGTCAGAATgaaagctgcaaaaaaaaaaaaaagcgtacttCTTTCGTCTTCTAGAATTGAACGGTATTCGTAGGTTGGCATGCCGTGATTTTGGAATTCTTCCTTGTTCCAAGAAATGGGCGCAGTTTCTAGTTGGAGACTCCTCTGTGCGGTGGCGGAGTAGTCGTTCCGTCTCAGCCAGTCGACTTCGTGCCTTTTTGGTCAGTACTCTGACTTGTCGAAAAAAAATTTTGTCGAGAGGGGCCGTACGCGGATAGATGGATCGAAGTCCGTCATCCCAGGCAACTTCCAGGGTGTTTGCAATGCTTGAGGCGGATAGAAATGAGTCGTGGTGTCTAGGGTATAGCAACTATTTTTTTTTGCGTACATGGCCGTTTTGACAGGTCCAGTTTTGGGCGGCGATAAATTCAAAGCGTTTGTTTTTAATTTAGACGCGTTTGTTGCCTTTTGGCAATGGTCTCTCAGCCAATTCCAATGAAACTGTCCTCGATGTGTTAGCACGCAATACGTGCGGTTCGGAAACGCCGAAAAGTCCGGCTTTGACGACAGTACCTGACTGGTCCGCTGGTCGCTCCACGTGACATGAAGTGATCTCGATCGGGACTCGAGGTGCAGGATCGTCGGCTCGACAGACGCGGTAATCGACAGCTGTCTCCCGATGTAGGCTCTCGGGCGCGGGGGGGGGCCAGCGAGTTGGCTTGCACGCGAAGGCACTTTGACGTGGCCGCACGACGAGCGTGGGCGCACTTGAGACAAGCGAAGGCGCGCTTCTCGAGAGACGTGAAACATGGTCGCCAAAAGAGGGCTAGAATGAGGGgacacagaataaaaaaaaaggagcGGCGAAGGTCCGCTGTCTGTTGTCGAAAAGCGGGTAGAGCTTCGCTACTGAAGGACGGCACGCGAGGCGCGCGGCGTGTCGAGAGACACCAGACGAACTGGGTCCGCCTGTGTGTGGAACAAGGGAACGTGATGCGTCAAAATAACTCGCGGCGGAAGGAGAGAATCAGAGAAAAGATATTTGCCGCTGCGCTGCGCATTTGACAAGTAGCCGTTAAGTAGCCGTTGTTAAAAACGAATTACTTTGATAGACCCGTTTTTTTCTCCAGTGTTAGGCAGACTGAGTTAGAGTATGAAAAGCAGCCGGTTGCTCGCTTGCGAGGAGCAGACGTTGAAGGAGTTAGAGTTGGTTTGGGACGAAATTGGGCTGTCGCGCGCCCTGAGAGAAGAGCATTACGAGCACTTGATGTGCGAGGTAGAGGGCGTCTATAAGAATTTGCTGCGCCAAGAGCGCAATGTGCGCGAGCAATACAGGCGAAGCATAGAGGCTTACACGAACCAGATCAAAAGTCTCGGAAAGGCCATGGACTTGTCGCCGGAGGAAGTAGAGAGTGCCCTAGTGACTGGGGATCAGGGTTCGTTGGTGACCATTTACGATGCGCTTTCGAAGAGCCTCGGCAGGATGGCGAAGGTACGAGACAGGCGCGTCCTGCAGAGACAGCCGCGCGACGCGACACGAAGCGTGTGTGTACGTGTATTCGTAGGGATTGACTTTTTTTTTGAAGTTGAAGGAGGAGCGCTTTGAGGCAATCAGAGGGGCGCTGGTGAGGATATGCAAATTGGAGTTGGAGCTGGAGCGTCCAGTGAGGGTGTTCGGGTATTTTTCGGAGTTGACGTCGGCGGGTACGAGGGGGTTTGGGGAGGAAATGTCGCTGGAGACGTTGGAGAAGTTGGAGTCTAATGATGTGCAGGACCTCTCGCTGGGGATGTTGGAGAAGCTAAGGGGCGTGCtgttggaggaggagggggagaaggagaaggTAGAGCGGAAGGTGAACAAGTTAAAGAAGGAGATCGTTGAGTTGTGCTCAGAACTGGGTGAGGCGGTAGAGCTTTATATACCCGAGGCGCCGGAGTCGGTATCGAGGGTGTCACCCAAATACGTGTTGATGTTAGAGGAGATGGCGTCGTCATTGAAGAGCGTGAGGGTGAGGAGGGAGTTGATTATTCGTGATCATCAAAACAGAATTGAAGCGTTATGGAATTTACTTGAAGTGCCGGAAAGTTACAGGAAGGAGTTTTTAGAAAAGCGCATGGACTATTCGCTATCTGCGATTCGCGTTTGTGAAAGAGAGTTGGAGTCGTTGAGTGCCAGGCGTCAGTCCAAGATTGAAGAGATGGTAGCTGAGCTCAAAGTGAAAATTCGAGCTTATTGGAACCAGTTAGGGATTTCGGAGTCCGAGCGACTGTTGTCTGAGAGCTGTTTTGCCGATCAGGCGAACGAAGGTACATTAGAGCATTTGAAGACGTTGGCGTCTCAGTTGGAACACAAGGTTTCTTTGGCCATTCCGATTATCAATCGAATAAAAAAGAGAAATTATCTGCTTCAGGAGAAGGCGCAGTTAGAGGTCATGACAGCCGACCCCAAGCGTCTTTTGTCCAAGAAGGCGTCTAATTTGAAGCAAGAAGAGCGTCTAAGAAAGCGTGTTTCTACGCTCCCCAGCGAGACCGCGACGCTGGTTCAAGCTCTAGAGCGTTGGGCTCAGGAAAACAGCGGTGAGAGATTTATGTTTGAAGGCAAGGACTATCTTAGCTATTTGATAGAACAAATAAAGCTTGAACACGAAGAAGCGCTTAGAGAAAAAGAGAATCGCAAAGCTCGACTTGGTCTTCTTTCTACGCCCAAGTCTAAAAATGCTTCTTCTCGCACTGCGCTTTCGTCTGTTAATTCGGTTTGTCCTCATACACCTACTCCTTGTCGACGGCCTTCGTCTAGGGTGGCTTACACGCCCTCGCAGCCCTCCCGTCCGCCGTACCATTTTCTCACGCCCAGACATTTGCCGCGGCACGAGTATTGCGCAGAGCCCATTCCCTACGCTTCGTCGGTTGCCGCGCCGTCCGAGTTTTAGCGTTTCATAAAGCGTCcctattttgtgaatattttttgcACGCGAGGTTgacagtttgtttttttttttccgcgGTCGGCTTGCCGTGTCCGCGCGGGGGGGGGAGGGCGCTCGTTGGTGCCTGGGCGGGCACCGTGCGCGCGCGGCGGGTGCGGTGTtgttttttcactgtggtttttttGTGTATTTTCTCGATACtggggtgtgattttttttttgtggagggTTGGCGGCAGTGTTAGCTCCGGGCTAGAGTGCGCAACATACGAACGCAGTCGCGGCCGAGGCGGTCTAGTTCTGGTTCAGCGGTTTGCAGTGTGCTTAATACATTGAGGCGTTGAAGCAGGTTATTGCGGGAATTGACGAGGAAGAGGAGGGCAGGATGGCGGGCGGAGTTTCCGGGCGAAAGCCGCTAGACGGCGTCGAGCAGATCAAGTCTTTGTTTCCGGAGGACGAGGGGGTGACCAGGAGCGTCATCGGCTTGGTTCTGGGCCAGAACGAGGGATGCATGGAGGACGCCTACGATACGCTGTTCGCCCTGAGACACGATCCGGAGGCCATTCGACAGCTTCGGGAAATGTCTAGAGAGCAGAGGGAGCAGGTATGCGAGAGTTTTTTTTGACATGTGGGGGGTTGAGGAGGGGGGTGCTGACCGAGTTTGCGCGTGGTTTTAGCATGCTAGGGAGTGCGTTGAAGAGTTCCACGAGTCGGTGTCGGCGCGTCAGGAGAGAGTGAGGGAGGAGGCCGCGAGGCTGGGGAGGGACGTGGAGAGTCTGGAGCGCGTGAATGAGAGTCTGCGCGACCATTGCAGAGAGAAGAGAGAGCTTTTGGAGGGGATGATGAAGGGGTTGAGGGAGGTGGAGGAGCGTCGAGTGGGCGGCCCCGAGGCGTCTTTGCTTTTGAGTGAGATGAGGAGGCGGTTGTTGTTGTCGAACATGAGGCGAGCGGCGCCTTTGGGCGAGAGCGAGGAGGGGTCGTCCGCGGACGAGTCGGGCGAGAAGGAGGAGGAGAGTCGATTGGACCGGGGAGGGGGGGACGTTTGGTTGGAAGAGAGAGATGAGGGCGTGGACGGGGTTAGATGTCGGATTGGCGAGGTGCTGCCGCTGAAGGTCGACTACGAGTACTTGCCTTTGTTGAACGGCAGGGGTGAGGACAATTTGGAGTCCGAGATAGAAGAGATGAGAGCCGAGTTGGAGAGGGCCTCGGACCTGCTCCGCCGATGCGAGACGAAGGCGAAGTACCAGAGGTGCGAGATAGAGCACCAGAAGTCGTTGTTGACCACGGCGACAGAGAGGCTGGCGAGGATGAACGCGAGGATGGAAAGTTTATTTTCTTTGGTTGTGGAGTATTTGGGGGATTGGGTCGCGATTAGTTGGGAGTTTCCTGATGCGGTGCAGCCTACCGCGAAGGATTGGATCGGGCTGTACAACTTTCGCGATTCGAGCGGGCGATATTTGACGTGTGCGTTGACAGATGGCAGGCGCCGTTCGTCTCACTTTTTCAAGCTCCCGTCGAGGCCGGGGCTGTACGAGGCGCGCTTGTTTCTGAATGGATCGTACGAGCCTGTGATGACGTCGTGTCCGTTTCGAGTTGGCCCGGAGGTGGAGCTCAAGGCGAGTTTGGAGAGAACAGAAAAGGGTGACATGTTAATTCGTTGTAATTTTTCTGTGTTGAGGGGCGACCTGTCAGACCGCGACTGGATTGGGCTGTACCGCGCGGACAAGCCGTCTCACCGGTGTTTGAGGTCTTACCCTCTGAACAGTCTCGGGCGCGTTGAGGACGAGGCGTCGAGTCTTGGCGGCTACGAGTACGAATTTCGGTTCTTCTCCGCCGTCTATGGCGACTTGGCCATAGCGACGAGCTCTCGCATCGCGATTCCCAGAACGGACTCCGTTCGCTTCGAAGTCCTCGAGCAGGACGCGAGTACGAACCAAGCGCGAACGGTTCGTTGCTTTTGGCGCCTCGTCACCGTCCGCCCCAGCGGAAAAGATTTGGTCCGCCTGGTCAAAGCGGCCGGCAATAATCGCCCCTCTGTCGAGGCCTCCAAACGACTGAACTCCTCCGAGTTCCTTGACTTCCTTCTGCCTCGCCTCCCCGGCCGGTACGTGCTGGAGTACTGGTCCCACCGCGTCCGCCGCGTCCCCGTCGCCGTCAGCGACCCCATCTTGATCGAGAACCTCGACCGCATCAGCCTGACCATGTCGGACGTCCGCGTGCTCACGGTCGACTTCTCTATTCACTCTGTCGACCTCACGCCCTCTTGCTGGATCGCCATCTATCCAGAAGACGCCGCGTCCTCCAGCAAAAAATGCGTCTCGTACCAGTACCTCAAGTTGGACGCCGTGGACAGAGAGTCGCGGAGCGGGCGGGTCATGTTCTCGCCTCCCCAACGCCCCGGCAAGTATCAAGCCAGGTTCTTCTCCAACTCCGGCTACCAGCACCTTGTCTGCAGCGAACCTCTCGAGATCACCTGACGGCCTACGCGTTCATCTCCTCCTCCGTCTCGGCAACCAAAGAATCTATCTCGCTGAACTGCCACTTCCACTTGACGTTGTACAAGAACGGCCTGGGGTCGTACCGGCTGTCGTCCGAAGAATGACTCTCCGCGTGGTAACTGGGCGTCAAAACAGTTGACTTGTGTCTGTTGGTGGCGTATCTGTAGAAGAACCGCTTTACCTTCTCCGCCACCTCTCTGGCAGTTTTGTCCCCCCAAATCCCCAAAAGTCGGCGGAACATGGAAACCGGGCCGCACAAGTGCTGCTTCCTCAGCCTGCCCATCACAGCCAACTCCTCGTAGCTTATCCCCATGTCCACCTCGTCCCTCTGCCTGCCCGTCTTCTCGTCGTACGGCTCCAACTCCGCCGTGGGCTCTGACTCGGCGACTTCCCGCAGCACCAGCCACTCGTACCTGTCGGACGCCCACACAAGAAACCCGCGTATGTTCACCTTTGAAATGCTACCTATCGGGTTGAGGTCCGCCGAACTGCAATCGTACTTGGTAAAGTACCCCTGTAACGTCTCGTCTAAGTTCCCGCTCCCCAGTACGAGCAAAGACGGATAGGAACGGTCCGCGTTTTCTGACTTTTCTTGCGACGGCGAGTCTCTGGCCCACACGGCGAGCTGAGCCATCGCGTATGACAGCACCATTCTCGACCTCGCCTGCATGTTCTGCAGGGCCAGGTTCTCTGCGGCCGTTCCCCCGTGCAGGCGGAACCTCGGCCTTCTGCTGCCCAGCGCGTGCGTCGTCGCCTTCTCGATCTCCGACGTGATAGCGTCGATCTCGAGGGTGCTGTGGCTCGTGTTCAACGTGCTGGCGACGCGGTCGGCGAGGTCGCGGCTCTCGGGCGACGAATTTTGCGACTGCATGTAGCATGTGTACAAAATTCTCTTGCACAACTCCTCGCTCGACCTCGGCAAGTCCTCTGTTTCGCTATATCGCCCTATGCGCTTCACATCTCGGACGACCCTCGGGTCGGCCCTGTCCAACCACTGCATGACCAACTTGCACATGATGGCCACGATGGTGGCCACGCACGCCGAGTCCGAACCGCCCGACAGCGGCAAGAAAAACCCTGACGCGCCCGAGCGCCTCAAGTAGCTCCAGAGCCAGCAGGCCGGGCCGAAAGCCATTTCTTGCTCGAGCTCGCAAAGCTCGACCTCGACCGGCTGGGACAGCCTTCGCGTGTAGAATGTGCCCCTTTTCGGCGGGTGCGTCAAGCTGAAGTCGACCCTGACCTCCGGTATGTAGGGACGGTGAGAGGTGGCCTGCTCGCACCTAGAGTGTATCGAGGCGCGCGCGCTCCTCACGACCTGCAACTCGACGGTGGCGCTAATCACTTCACAGCTGTCAAGCGAGAATTGTCGTCCCTGCGCGAGCACCTCTCCATTGCAGACAATCATCGCGCACCCGTCGTAATAGAGCCTCCCTCCGTCGCAGCACTGCTGGTTCGCGTACAAATAGATGCCGCCCCCCTTGACGGTGGCGCTGCGAATCAAGTCGACGCGTTGCTTCAACTTCCCCAGCTGGTGGTGGGAGCCAGAGCCGTTGGCGAATATCTCGACACCGTGCAGGCCTAGCGACAGGTGAGGCGAATCGGGCACGAACAGCTCCTCACACATTTCAGACGCGAGCAACGTGTCGTTCAAACGAAGATACGCCCACCCAAAAAGAGCCTGCGCCTGTCCGGTCGCGTCTTGAATGCACTTCGGCAAAATTATCGACTCAATTCTTCTTGTTGTTTTCCAAGAGGCGAAGTACCTGGATTCCCGATAATTCCCGCTATCTGCCAAGTAGAGCTTCGGGCGAATCAGCAAAACCTTGGAATCGCAAATAAAAACGCGGCAATTATAGAGCACGCCTTGGTACAAAACTGGCATGCCCACGTCCACCAAAATGTCCTTAGTCAAATTCGGCGTCCTCAGAATCATTTCTAACGTTTCCCAACAGTGATCAACGGTGTCGGGCTCCAGGAAATGGTCTTCACATCCGTAGCCGCAGAGCTCTAGCTCGGGACCTAGACGATATCGAGCGCTACACCTCTACGTTAGCAAGCACGACGTGAGGACCCGCGAACGCGATGCGCGCGGGCGTTT
Proteins encoded in this region:
- the LOC126328218 gene encoding glutamine-dependent NAD(+) synthetase-like, coding for MSIVTLATCSLAQWSLDFYGNLNRIVKSIVAAKNLGARYRLGPELELCGYGCEDHFLEPDTVDHCWETLEMILRTPNLTKDILVDVGMPVLYQGVLYNCRVFICDSKVLLIRPKLYLADSGNYRESRYFASWKTTRRIESIILPKCIQDATGQAQALFGWAYLRLNDTLLASEMCEELFVPDSPHLSLGLHGVEIFANGSGSHHQLGKLKQRVDLIRSATVKGGGIYLYANQQCCDGGRLYYDGCAMIVCNGEVLAQGRQFSLDSCEVISATVELQVVRSARASIHSRCEQATSHRPYIPEVRVDFSLTHPPKRGTFYTRRLSQPVEVELCELEQEMAFGPACWLWSYLRRSGASGFFLPLSGGSDSACVATIVAIMCKLVMQWLDRADPRVVRDVKRIGRYSETEDLPRSSEELCKRILYTCYMQSQNSSPESRDLADRVASTLNTSHSTLEIDAITSEIEKATTHALGSRRPRFRLHGGTAAENLALQNMQARSRMVLSYAMAQLAVWARDSPSQEKSENADRSYPSLLVLGSGNLDETLQGYFTKYDCSSADLNPIGSISKVNIRGFLVWASDRYEWLVLREVAESEPTAELEPYDEKTGRQRDEVDMGISYEELAVMGRLRKQHLCGPVSMFRRLLGIWGDKTAREVAEKVKRFFYRYATNRHKSTVLTPSYHAESHSSDDSRYDPRPFLYNVKWKWQFSEIDSLVAETEEEMNA